The following DNA comes from Papaver somniferum cultivar HN1 chromosome 4, ASM357369v1, whole genome shotgun sequence.
ggatagtattgatgaagaatttgaaatatataggcatagtgatgaggaatctgttactcccatcaactctttaatgataatattatttctagttcaaatccaaataatttttaataactattcacctattcaaaaggacgaggatttgactagagatacccccgttttagacgatgtagtatttcctgtttacaaacccgataatgatttagaggaaagagtttaccctgagaatactgttttagaatctagcgatttagaaacactagtcttagaagatgataaactcgtagaaatgagtgaggatgaacccaacatagaagaatcaattgaccatttccaggaatctgatgacctagaaattagggaagttgtgactagtctttatagagacacagaaaactctaagtttgggggtgattattattctccgtgttctttaactcttagaaatttTCCTCGTGTAGGACTttacatttatgcctcaaccatcttacaagattatcttcatacatgttttaccaaacctaatgatgtccagaaagaagctcagttgttagaaacccatcctttggttgatgtggttaacccaggctatgataccaagattgactttgttttcccaccaaaaaattttcttataattgtgggaacatatgattttaaaATGTTTCGgtatttaagttttgagactaaacttaattactttaggatattagggtcgaaaCATTTTcgtaagaatgaccattattatggtcaactttgtgagtcaaatctaattgacttagaggatccccaattattcaggttgttgttatgtgcttctaagttcttaattgagtttttccagactctaatgcctgaactggatcttagctttgaggaaatccaaccgatgaaagctttttatttagacAATTTTATATAgcatgaacctgaaccacaactagatgtagttgtcttaagcaagggtattttcgatatcttcttggtctgttgcagtttcctcttcttgtgggtaacactttttgatccagatgacccataattatttcggctactgctatatggttctacgaggtgactaattcttccaatgtctggttgaatactttaaacttagcacttcttgggaggtaacccatgctcatgcaacgcgataatatctttccttgactcttttgcttcaagtggtaacattttctccttgttcatgcttttaattttatctttagaacattgaggacaatgttagatttaaatttgggggtatggaagaactttttagttgcacttttgaaacttttagcatcacatggtatccggttagctaagtttacatattgtttctcaccgaaaagatagaaattggaatgctagggataacaaccttttgagacattagagaaaaagacattgagatccttgaaattcaggagagaacttgttccttttagagggtaaccgtgattgacctaaccatacatgatggaaaggcaagtaggtcaggaaatgccagaaagacaaaccaacctcacaatgtagtcttagttactggattgtgactctctctcagtagaaacttatcatcatcaacaagcggagcgacatcaaaatctatgaagaaagttgaagacgttttaggtttagaagcaacaatagaagaaaataattcaaaaatcaaagttgaagttataagagcaaatgatataagttgttagaatccatgataccaagacatcacaagttgcgaagatccaagttttgaaagtccttctctcatggccatgtaaattgttgtcttgtaatttttgtttccaaaaaaaaaaatgaaaaaaaatgaaaaaaatgaaaaaagaaaaaaatcatcgttacgttttgttcaataaggccaaagggaagtagaaatttataagtcaaggaaaaaatcgaagagaagagttaattgtcaaggttctatgaggttcgatattttatcatcaacagttgaagaccgaagaagacgttgtttctactgagcactatgagagagtctaagaaagatacatttggttgctttgttagtccgctttcaatcttgcacaagatctttctagcactggtttaactcatcacacgtaattagtccagctgtgtagcagatgtccctctcatctttatctctctcctaatcttatatagcagtaaagcagcggacgcatcttacaatgtttatctagctgtgtagctgatatctctttatctagaagtgttgcggatgtgtctccccttttcttcagtcagctttagagctgacacctttaatttctctggcattctagttacttggagataggttgagaatatgtatgtcctcatagctctttggatacttgtgaccaattagaagtaatggttttgtgggtacacctctggtaaccctcccgagactagcaaataataagtttgggggtatttgatagacgcatttatgtgtctattttgttctcaatgttctgtattgttagactcgattaaatacttattgtgttattttatgtttttgtagatgtttttggaaaaataagctcttgcggcgaaattggctcgaaaagtggtgttttacaccacaTGATAGAAACTAAAAACACCCgagaaatgcgccggaggaacccagaaaaaatgctggaaacaccccagaaaaatgacttaaggcaccccaaaggacgtgtgttattcggactccagcaacggataaggggtgagcttcttctcaaattcaaaaaaaatattttggcgggaaaatatttcttttcacaggcagatttttcgatcggattttggaggagtttttgtacgattcaatcgctgaaacttcatgggtagatgtgatatgtcatagAAAAAATGGTATGGgtatttgtttcgatcaaatttggctggataacttggtttaatccaaacagtgagttggaggataaacacaaacttacacgAGTTAAATGTGTACTGctcgtgattggaagacttaatcaatattatggagcgtgaagaaggtataaaaggaataaacacagctgagaacgcgtgaaaatcataaaacagggaagaaaatcttcccgaaaatatttgagcatcatttgtaaacccatctttgagcataaatgaaatcaacttttgagcgtgtttccaacatgacgagaggctaatttctcccacaaccaaggaagtgaggaagctatttacgcatgaataattggtaatcatttattctctctaatttataatttataattcactcaatcactgcttttgcagagtttttaattgtttgcaaaaaaattcttcattagatgtgattcaattagataggttatgctttgttttgataatctatgcttaggggatacaattaatttttgagaattttccagattatttgtgaattaagaaataagagtcttaaaagataattagagttttgaaatatgtatcattcaattttgcgtcatagtggaatctagtgtcttggttacctctcgcccactttgttaatatttttgtatataattttattaaatctttaaatttaatcttcacaagtccgagagtttgaacctcattactacaacatcattcaaaaataataTCACGGGGGAGGAAATATGgtacaattttttttgaaaagataGCACTTGCACTGTTGCATGCATCTCGTCGCCTCAAATCGTATTTCTAAGGAAGACGGATCGTAGTCTACTTTGAATATCCACTGAAGAGAATCCTGGAACGTGCTGATGATTCCAGCCGACTAGCCACATGGTCTAATTTTCTGGGAGCGTATGAAATCAAGTACGAAACCATAACTATAGAGAAGGGGCATGCTCTGGCTGCACTGTTAGCAGATTTTCTTGTGGACGACATAGAAACGGttaccgaagaagaagatgagttgTTGAACAAACCCATAGATCCAACCACTAATCATACTGGGGGAGAGTCTGCAATGGAGTTTGATACACCTGAGACACTATGGACTGTGTTTTCTGATGGGTCATCAAATGTTAGTGGAGCAGGAGTTGGATGTGTCATCCTTACTCCTGAAGGTTCAAGGATCAAGAAAGCGACCAGATTAGGCTTCCGAGCATCAAACAATGAAGCTGAATATGAAGCATCAATTATCGATTTAATGCATGCAGATATTCAATTATTGAGGGATAGTTATACCGCAAACCTTTAACTTTGGAGCCATTTTTGCGATGCATATCAAACGAGGAAAGACAACAGATATTGGCAGAGGctcatgaaggaatatgtggcaaCCATTCTGGAGGGCGCAGTCTCGCGCACAAGATACTTACCCAGGGGTACTTCTGGCCATGCATGCAGAAAAatgttaaagaatacgcggagAAATGTATGCGATGCCAAGAACACGCTCCAATTCCTAAAAGGCCCGCAAATGAATTGCATCCAGTTTTTAGTCCCTGGCCGTTCGATAAGTGGGGACTAGACGTCGTCGGACTACTCCCCGGAGCTCCTGGAGGAGTGAAATATGTACTGGTCAGAACTGATTATTTTAAAAAATGGGTTGAGGCAATGACATTGGTACATGTTACCAGATACGACGTAAAAAGGTTCATATGGGAGAACATCGTCTGCAGATTTAGAATCCCACACGAGTTGGTGTCAGACAATGGAAAGCAGTTCGATTCCGGAATGATCAAAGAATTTTGCGAGAACCTGAACATTCGCCACAACTTTTCTGCTCCGTATTTCTCAAAGCAATGGGCATGCAGAAACAACAAATCGTGTTATTATGGACAATCTCAAGAAAAGGCGAAGGGAAAATGGAGTTTCCCAGAAGTCTTGTGGTCTTATCGACCGACCCCAAAAAGATCCACTGGAGTTTCCCCATTCACACCGGCCTATAGAACAGAGGCAGTCATACCCACTGAGGTACACCTTAATACTATCAAGACTCGTGTTGTCGAATCTGAAAGCAACGACAATATAATGGCTTTAAATAAAGAGCTGCTggaagaacaaagagaaacatCCTTGCAGCAGTTAGTTCGATATCAGCAGACAATCAATCTGAGCTATGATCGTAAAGTCAAAGAACGGTCATTCAACCCAGGGGAGTATGTGTCGAAGAAAATTAGAGCAGCCACAATAGAGCCAAACTGCGGAAAGCTCGGAGCAAATTGGGAAGGTCCGTACATAGTAGACAAGCCCGCATCTCGTGGCTCCTACTACCTAAAGAACCTCGATGGTACTCAAGATTCAAAACCATGGAATCCATGGAATTCGTTCCACTGGAAGAATTTTTATCATTAGCTAAATTCGCATAGGAGTAGTTGCGTTCAAATCCTGTTTTGttgcactctttttcctttatgatggttTTATCCCACTAGGTTTTCCACGCAAAGGTTTTAACAAGGCTTTGTTGTTGGGAAGTAGGTATTGATCATGTTATTCATATTCAAATATTTAATTCAATATTATTTTGGTTTTCCACATTCTATCAAAATTGGTCGTGTTTAATTATAAGCTGCTGGTGATGGTTCGAATCCGCAGTAGGTCCTAAATGACAAAGCAATACAATTGGAGTTAGCTGTCAGCAACATCTCCAACACCTCGCAGATAGGATGAATGCACAGTTCGAGCATTTTTACCCTATTCCAAGCATATCCCTATCGTATGGGACGACAACAAATATTGCGAACATTTTATCCTATCCAGGCATGAGAAAATGTTCACATCTCAACTATGAGCGCATCCTGAATAGTGGGGTTGCCCCCCTGCACGAATTCAAGATAGCATAAAAACACAATTTCTCATTCCATGCGTGAGAAAAATGCAGTAAGGAAGTGCACCCTTGCGCGAGAATTGAACTGCATGACACCGTTACATACTGGGGGAGATTTTTATATCACCTAAATCACCTTGTGGCGACATATATAACACCTCAGCTCACAAACAAATCAATACCTGGGGGCGAGTTGCATAACACGCTCGGGGGCGAGTTATGCAACACTCCAGAACAATGCGAAGTTCAGTCGCAGACAGAATTGGGAAACCCGAACTTCTTAATCCATAACAAGTtatggattaagagggggcgGTGTTTGTACCATAATAAATTACACTAGAAATGGGCTTACTTGGGCCTAATATGCTCTTCTTATTAGTCAAGTATCGCTCACTAGGCCTCCCAAGCACTATACATAGAAGTCCATGCGCAAAGATCCAAATCAAGGCAAGAAGGGACCAAATCATCAATCCCATGTCAGCACTAAACCACCACGTCAGCTTTGAATTGCCACGTCATCTTTCCACATCAGCATCACATTGTCACATCAGTTTGCCACGCCACGTCAGCAGTGAGTAGCGCCACGTCAGCATTAGTGACCAACCAGCAGCTGCCATCTTAGCGGATGGTCCAGTCAGCGAGTAACAGTCAGCAGTTCTGATCTATGCAAAATCTTCCGTTACCGTCGGCATATACTGTTTGCATCTAACGCCGTCAGGAAGACCTTACGGTCACCGTCTATGGCGTCAGCATGACATCATCAACTTGCGGCACGATGACGTCACCTGCACCAGTCATCTTCTCCGACGACGTTGTTATCCGGCGGCCGCCATTACCGACCGGCGATAGTTGGTCTTGATTCCATGCGTCGCGACGTACAAAATTAAAATACTCCTCGGTTATTTCCACCCCGCGTGTTTACACTGGAGGATGTTTacgcctgttgagattattagtcctacATTGTATGGACAAtataagatcctgcggtttataactcTATGAGCCTCTCCACTCGTTgctaattggttttgagttggatgcccgtattctaacatggtatcaaagCAAGCTATATGTGACGACTCATTttaccgcgcctttactccgcgccACCAGATTAATTGTCCacatgttagacccaacgaggctacatgtGAGGGGGCGTGTCTAGAATCTTATTGTTCGGGTACGACCGGACAACTACCGATATCTATGAATCTGACAATTGTTTCTTATAATTTGGAtgagattattagtctcacattgtCTGGACAATCTAAGATCCTACGTTTTATAACtctttgggcctctccactcattgccaattggtttgagttggatgcccgtattctaacaacgCCCACCTGGTTTAACCGAGACGGCTCACCGAGTTCCAGCCGGTCTTATACCGTTTGCATTTAAGACCGTTAGACGGACGCAAATCTGGTTCGTTTATTTATAACGCCGTAAGGAAGCCGTTACCGTCACCGTCTATGGTGTCCGCATGACATCATCATCTTGCGTCACGATGACGTCACCTGCACCTGTCATCTTCTCCAGCGACGCTGTTGTCCGGAGGCCACCATCTGCGGCAGCCATTACCGACCGGCGACAGTTGGTCTTGATTCCATGCGTCGTACCAAATTAGAATATTCCTCAGTTGTTTACACCCGCGCGATAACACTGGAGGACATTTACGCCCACCAGGTTGAACCGAGCCGGCTCACCGAGTTCCAGCCTAGTTGAGTCGTTGATTCACTGATGTTTCAACCCATTCTCACTTGGCTTGAAGATTTATCTTCCCCAGTGTGTGGGATTAGCCAATTGATCTAATTCTTGGGCTTGGTCTTTTGTATCCTTCTGCTTAGTTAATTCCATAACCCAAGAGGAAGTCTCTCGAAACATCTAGAAGGGTTGTTGGCCAAGTCATGCAGGGAATGTTCTGCAAtattccaggaggcatgcagggcaagTTAATGCAATTCATGcttatctcgaaattagggtAAGAGCCTGATTTGCAACTTATAAATTGATGGGTTCACAACCCTAAAAGGTATGCAATCTGCCCTACTAAAACTCCCGTGAAAAACTCTAGCTAACTTAAGCATCACAGGGTTTTTTGCAAGTACCCCCCAACACTGTTTACGAGAAGAGAAAGGTAGCAGTTGGatcaatatcaacatcatcatcagatTCGTGTTTGGAGGTGAAAATATTTTACCATCCAAACAAGTATTGCATTTTCAAGATGCATtagaaaagaaattattcctTCAAGAAATGTTAGAGGAACAAGTGGAACAAAACAAATATTTGGTCGGAAAACTTATCAATGCCATGGATGAACTGAAACTTGTTAAAAAAGAGTACTTGAATCTTAAAGACTTCTTAATTAAATATTTTCCATTGATATCTAACTTGATAACAAATTGTGGGAAATCATATAACGAGGAATTTGATATGTAAAAcctaaaaatcgaaaaaaaatgattttctgATAAACCAGAACGATTTTGAATCCACCTATACTTTCTGTAATATCGATGTGTTCATTTTCAACAATCTTGTAAAGTTTACAATCACAAAAACTATGATGCAAAAATTTTGTTTGAACTAGGTCAACTGTGTCGTAGCAAGTTAATAAAAAAACCTTTGCAAAAGTACTATCAGGTCTAATTATACAGGTAAGAAAATTGTTGAGAAGTGTATGGGTGCTTTTGCATTCAAATGCACCTCTTCATTCTGGAGATGTAGCAAAAAAAAATGATAGGTGATTTCGCATGGTTTATAAAAACCAAAGAATACAAAGGAGGATCTTTAACTTTAGGGGACAGAAGTAGTTGTCTAGATTATTAACAAAAGGTAGAGTATAAAGATACCAAGTATATCTGAAAtgcatgatgttgtttatgttacaGGAATTAAAGCCGATCTTCTCTCTATAAGTCAAATTTATGATAAAGTTCATAAAGTTATCTTTAATATCATTCTATGATATTGAAGACAAGTCAGGAAAGATCATCTTTTGTGGAGTATGAATAACCGCTATCTTCTGAAAAGTCGGTCAAATTTACATTGTAACTTGACCAATGTATAATCCAAAATTTATGACGTGAAAGGTTTGGTCATTTGAACTGTAGAATGCTTGGAAAGCTCATTAATCGTGAATTTTCCCGGGGTGTTCCAAAAACTAATGTTAAGGTAGAAGAAACAAGCAAAAGTTCCACATAATTTTCACAAGATCTATCTACTAAAGCTCCTCTTAATCTTATATACATGAATTCTTTTGATCTTATTCAACATACTATTTTTAGAGGTAAAAGATATGCCTTAGTCATGATTAATGACTATGCTCGGTTTACTTGGGTTGTATTTCTCAAACACAAAAATGACACTCTTGGAGAGTTCAATATTAATGTGAGTAGTTACCAAAATGAATAGGGTCGGAAACTTAAGAAAATAAGAACCGATTGTGGAACAGAATATAAATATGCAAAACATTATGAGTACTTTAATAAACTTGGAATCTCTCATCAATTTTCTTTActtattactcctcaagctaatggtgTTCCGCAGAGAAATAATAAATATATTCAAGAAATGACTAGAGTAATGCTTcgcaataaaaaaaattactatttacgttCTAGGGAGAAGTTCTTTATACTGCATGTTATCTCATATAAATCGGGTATATTAGAGATCGAAAAATACTAAATACTTGTTATGAATTGGGGTATGGGACAAAACCTAATCTAGGTTATCTTAGAATTTTTGGAAGCAAGTGCAACATTTTTAAAATAAAGAACATAAGGTAAAACTCGACTTCAAAACTGAGGAAGGTATATATCATTCATGGATATGCTTCTCACAATTGTGCTTCCAAAGTATATAGtcttcgaacaaaggtcatgatGAAATTAATCTGCCAATGTGGTTATTGATGTAAGTGACTTTAGACTAGATAAACATGTTACAGCTGAACTATCTCCTTCTGAAATAGTTAATAAAACTAAAGATATATCATCTGAGGAAGAACATGTTATCTTTACAACCATCAATGATCCAAGTAATAAAGATGATGCTGACAGTTTTCCTGATAGTGCTGTCCACACCGGGAATGAAGCTCATAAAACTCCTAAGTGGTTTTATCTCAAGCATTCTAAAGATTACATCATTGGCGATGCAAATACATGGGAACTTAATCAGTTTGAAAGACAATGGGTATGTAAATGTATCCAGCGAAAGGAATTAATATTAATTGTTGGTACAAAGTCGATTTCCAAAAACAAGTTAGGTGTGTATGAAAGGGTTACAAGGATAGACTTATAGCTCAAAAATATTCGCAAATGAAGGGAATAAATTTTGATGGAACATTCGCTCCCATGGCTCGGATAGAATCTATTCGACTCTTGCTAGCTTATACATGCAATCTCAAAATTCAGCTTTTCCAACTGGAAATCAAACATGTTTTCTTAACGGAGATACAAAGaaagaagtctatgttgctcaacctaagagATTTGAGGATCTTCTCTATCATGATCATGTACTTAGACTCAACAAAGAACTATATTGTCGTAAGCGTACTCTTAGAGCTTGGTGTGACAAGTTAACTTCCTTTTTATTACGAAAATTTTCTAGGGGAGGTGCTGACAAAAGTTTGATTACTAAGTGGAATGCTAAAGATGTTGTAATTGCACATATTTACCTTGATGATATTATCTACTGATCTAACTTTTAAAATTCTCTCTGATGAATTTCTTAGAACTTATGAGAATGAATTCGAAAAGAGCAATGTGGGAGAATTTTCATACTTCTTAGCTTTACAAGTCAGCAATTGAAGGATGGAATTTTTATATCTCACGAAAAATATTGTAGAACTCTCACTAAGAAGATCGATCTTAATGAAGCAACGCCTATGGAAACTCCCATGCCAACCACCGGAAAGCTTCAATCTGATTCCAATGAAAGATCCATCGACCATAAACAGTATAAATATATGATTGGAAGTCTGTTATGTCCCACTACAACTAAACCGAATATTGCTCTCAGTGTAAGATGTTGTGGAAGATTTCAAGTCGATCCAAAAataatttaatattcaccgttaatgTAACAGGTTCGGGCCTACAGATCTTTAGGATAGCACCCCACACAATCCAAGATCCAGATCGAGGATCCCGCAAGTCCACTCTAGCATGGCGTCTATCAATGTACGGGTCGGAAACCAATCTGTAAAAATTGGTTGGCCGGATCTATCTCGTGCAAAATACCAGATACTCAGCTCCACTAGTGCGGGAAGCGTTTCCAATCAAAATTACAACACTACTAACGGTGATGCCAAATTATATGGAGCATGTCAAAATCTACGTAggaaataaaattttctaattgatcttagatgagttttggaaCTCTCCCGATAGATTGGAACTCCCGTTAACAACAACAGAATTTCAGGACAAAATTTATTTGGCGGATACGAAAATCAAAAATATAATAATCAATAATGGACCAAAAATATTGCACTCTTGGAAACTAAGATTTCGATCAAATTGGGTGCTCGATTTTCACCCGCTAACATTTTGCTATGACATGTGGCAGCAGCGCCACAATGTATAACATGCCGTAGCAAAGCCTTGCCTATCTATTGGATTGCAGAGAATTTCATGGTCAATTGGTCACAGTAGTTGCCATTCTCTACATTGACATAGccaattaaaataaataataataataaaatcatagTGCTTGCTCTCCTCCACAAAATGAAATGGCATCCACACACAGGCCCATATATACTTCCTATAAAAAGTTTTTTTATTGCACTAGctaggttgattttttttttgaagtttagACTCGATACCATTTGAGATAAATGTCTGATATGATTGATGCTTATATTTTGTATCATCATACTTATTAGCCCGGATGATCTAGCATTTTCCCGTGCAAACTCTTCTGATAAGTCAGAATCCAGAAGTGCAAATACcggaccaccaccaatttcatctTTTATTTAATTACAAATTAAGGACAAGCAACGAATTGCCCATAAAATAATTTCTTGACAAGTATTTAAGCTTGAACTTTGCCTCCCCGTCGGCGAGGAATGTTGCAACTGCCGACCAATCTCATGCAATCCGGCGAGAATGTGAGCAGTATCATCACTACTCCCTTCTGCGTTTTGCCGGATGCATAAGCTGCCGATTAGATCCACCGTCGACAAATATTAATACCACTACTACGTGGTACAA
Coding sequences within:
- the LOC113271809 gene encoding uncharacterized protein LOC113271809 — encoded protein: MPGIDPNVACHRLNIDEKFHAVYQKIRNVEQSKKDEVALEVEKLLEAGFIRPAQYPRGCPMSFWFQRRMRILERADDSSRLATWSNFLGAYEIKYETITIEKGHALAALLADFLVDDIETVTEEEDELLNKPIDPTTNHTGGESAMEFDTPETLWTVFSDGSSNVSGAGVGCVILTPEGSRIKKATRLGFRASNNEAEYEASIIDLMHADIQLLRDSYTANL